GTTCTTGAGCGCCTTGAGCCAGGTGTCCAGCTGGGCGGCGGGCAGCCCCAGTTGCTCCACCACCGTCACCTCCTTGCCGCCCCGGCCCTTGCGCTCCATGCGCACCACGGCGCGCGCGGGGCCCTTGGGCTCGGGCTTCTCGCGAGGCGCGGGCGGAGGCGGCCCCACGGGCAGCGCCTCCCGCTGCGCGGACAGGGCGGCGAAGGGGTTGTTGAAGGGCCCCGGCGGCGGGGCCTCGTCCTTCTTGTCGCGCTTGCCCATGGCTTCTTCGCGCTCCTGTTCCCTTACGGGTGGGCGTGGCCCTCGTGGCCGGGGGAGCCGGTGCCCCGCGAGCGCGGCGGCGGCAGGGCGCTGAAGCCGGGGGCGTCCGGGTTTCCGCTCGCCAGCACCAGCGCGTAGATGAGCGGCGCGGACGGGGGCACCTCACGGCCGTTCACCAGCACCAGCGGCGTGCCCTGGATGTTGAAGCGCATGGCGTACTCGACGTCCTGGCGCAGCTTCCCGATGGTCTCCGGCGCCGACATGCACCCCTCCAGCTGCGGGCGCGCCACGGAGCCGGAGCTGGCGATCTCCATCACCTTGTCCGTGTCCAGGAAGGCCTGCGCGGCGAAGAGCTTCTCGCGCAGTGTCCAGAAGTCCTTGGCGCCCTCCAGGCACACCGTGGCGCGGGCCGCGGCGCAGCGCACGCTGAGCGCGTCCGGACCGCGGTTGGGGATGGCCGGGTTGCACTGGCCATCCAGCGGGAACTGCCGGGCCTCCACGGACAGCATGCCCTGGGGCGCGTGCTGCTTGATGAGGGCCAGCTCCTCCACCAGCGCCTTGCAGTGGGGGCACTTGCTGTCCGTCCACTCCAGCACCTTCACCGGCGCGTCCGGCGGGCCGAAGAGGGCGCGCGGCGGATAGGCCGCGAGCTTCGGCGTGGCCGAGCGGTACACCGCGAGCGCGTCCGACAGGAACTGGCGCTGCTGCGGATCCAGGCTGGCGATGAACTCCGGCAGCGTGGAGGGCGGCGCGGGCGGGGGCGGAGTGCTGCTGGAGCTGTCCGACGTCTGCGTCTGCGTGGAGGCCACCGGCTTCAGGAAGTCACCGGCCTTCTGCGCGTGCGGCGTGGCCCGGCCGGGCATCAGCATGGCCACGAAGGCGACGGCGGAGATGCCCATCGTCCACATGAGCGTGTCGCCCCACTCGCCCGCCTGGGGCATGAGGGGTCCGGGCAGGCCGCGCCAGGCCACGCCCGCGAACGCGAGCACCAGCACGTAGGTGCCCAGGCACGTGGGGCACACCACGCCCACGCTCGCGCTGACGCTGGCGAAGACGGCGACGGAGATGACGCCCGCGACCGCCAGCAGGCGCAGGCCGCTGGCCGCCGGACGCACCGAGCGGCCCGCCTTCGCCCACGCAAGGTACAGCGCGGCGAGCCCCACGGCGGACAGGCCCCACACGAGCCCCAGGCCCGCGATGGGGATGCCCAGGGTGTCGTGCACGGCGCTGGCGAAGTCCGAGTTCCAGACGGTCTCGCAGTTGACGTGCTCGTTGATGCCGCAGCTGGTGGCGCCACCGGCGCGCAGCGTGAGCAGCTCCATCCATTGATAGACGGCGAGCGCACTGGTGAGGAGGCCCAGCACCAGCAGCGCGAGTGCGCCACGGGTGGGGACGGGGGCGGCCGGGGTCGGGGCCTTCTTGCTCATGCGTGCTCCGGAGGCGGGGTCATCAGGACGAGGAGGCGGGCGTTGTCCGGGCCGTCATTGACGACGCCGTGTTCGGTGCCCGCGGGGGCGAAGAGGGTGGAACCGGGGCCATGCGCCGCTTCCTCGTCGCCGATGCGGAAGCGGCAGCTCCCCTCCAGCACGAGGTACACCTTGTCGGACGTGGCATGCCGGTGGGGTTTCTGCGCCTGGCCCGGGGCCAGGCAGTAGACGTCGAGGAAGAAACGACCCGACTGGAAGACGGTGTGCTTCTGGAGCTTCTCCAAGGAGAAGCCCTGGAAGGCCGAAAGCTGCTTCACATCCATCGTGGCATCCGCTCCTGCGCCTCTATATAGCGACGGGCATGGAACCGCTGACGCTGCATTTTGTTCACGAGCGGGTGGGTGCCCGCTTCATTCCGGTGGGCGGCCGTGAAGTCGTGGCCGGGTATGGAGACGTGGGCGCGGAGTATGGCGCGGCGCGCGACGCCGTGGCACTGCACGATGCGTCCTACCGCGAAATCCTCCGGATAACGGGGGAGGATCGCGCCT
The sequence above is drawn from the Corallococcus sp. NCRR genome and encodes:
- a CDS encoding cupin domain-containing protein produces the protein MDVKQLSAFQGFSLEKLQKHTVFQSGRFFLDVYCLAPGQAQKPHRHATSDKVYLVLEGSCRFRIGDEEAAHGPGSTLFAPAGTEHGVVNDGPDNARLLVLMTPPPEHA
- a CDS encoding translation initiation factor, whose product is MGKRDKKDEAPPPGPFNNPFAALSAQREALPVGPPPPAPREKPEPKGPARAVVRMERKGRGGKEVTVVEQLGLPAAQLDTWLKALKNGLGCGGVVEEDALVLQGDQRERLPALLEARGVRKVTVG
- a CDS encoding vitamin K epoxide reductase/DsbA family protein; the protein is MSKKAPTPAAPVPTRGALALLVLGLLTSALAVYQWMELLTLRAGGATSCGINEHVNCETVWNSDFASAVHDTLGIPIAGLGLVWGLSAVGLAALYLAWAKAGRSVRPAASGLRLLAVAGVISVAVFASVSASVGVVCPTCLGTYVLVLAFAGVAWRGLPGPLMPQAGEWGDTLMWTMGISAVAFVAMLMPGRATPHAQKAGDFLKPVASTQTQTSDSSSSTPPPPAPPSTLPEFIASLDPQQRQFLSDALAVYRSATPKLAAYPPRALFGPPDAPVKVLEWTDSKCPHCKALVEELALIKQHAPQGMLSVEARQFPLDGQCNPAIPNRGPDALSVRCAAARATVCLEGAKDFWTLREKLFAAQAFLDTDKVMEIASSGSVARPQLEGCMSAPETIGKLRQDVEYAMRFNIQGTPLVLVNGREVPPSAPLIYALVLASGNPDAPGFSALPPPRSRGTGSPGHEGHAHP